One window from the genome of Hydra vulgaris chromosome 02, alternate assembly HydraT2T_AEP encodes:
- the LOC136076053 gene encoding uncharacterized protein LOC136076053, whose translation MKSFVSAVIDQDELVKSGTSAYVDDIFVDESVVSLDYVKRHFLKYGLESKEGEQIGNDGVRVLGLCVRKVGNKLMWSRGNRVDAISQKLTRRVVFSICGQLVGHLPVCGWLRVICSLLKRKAVSLTKGWDDEICDENVKWVFKEVFAEVERCEPACGDWAVCGDEGKVWVDASSLAMVVLIQVGETTVEDATWLQKETSDIHINMAELDAVIRGMNMALMWKLKKVTVFTDSVTVFHWVSDALTGKSRLRSKATGEMLIRRRLSVLQQLIEEYNVSNEVKLIPSKDNLADALTRVRSRWLNKLTVPECRNSCMGIVATKAESIFDIHQRTGHFGVNRTLNFVRKAIPTATENDVRNVIKSCEPCQSIDPAPIRWEKGKLDVEGNWERLAMDITHYGTDRFLSLIDCGPSKYAL comes from the coding sequence ATGAAATCCTTTGTGAGTGCCGTCATTGATCAAGACGAATTAGTGAAGAGTGGAACGTCCGCTTATGTTGACGACATTTTCGTAGACGAAAGTGTGGTGAGTCTTGATTATGTCAAgaggcattttttaaaatatggtttagAAAGTAAAGAAGGTGAGCAGATTGGTAATGATGGAGTTCGTGTATTAGGATTGTGTGTGCGCAAGGTTGGTAACAAACTGATGTGGTCCAGAGGGAATCGAGTTGATGCTATCTCGCAAAAGTTAACCAGGAGAGTTGTGTTTTCAATCTGTGGACAGTTGGTAGGACATTTACCCGTGTGTGGTTGGCTGCGAGTGATTTGTAGTCTCTTGAAGAGGAAAGCTGTCAGTCTGACGAAGGGTTGGGACGATGAAATTTGTGATGAGAACGTTAAGTGGGTGTTTAAAGAAGTATTTGCTGAGGTGGAACGTTGCGAGCCTGCTTGTGGTGATTGGGCTGTGTGTGGTGATGAGGGAAAAGTGTGGGTTGATGCCAGTTCTTTAGCGATGGTTGTTCTTATTCAAGTTGGGGAAACTACTGTGGAGGATGCAACATGGCTGCAAAAAGAAACGTCTGATATTCATATAAACATGGCAGAATTAGACGCTGTGATACGTGGAATGAATATGGCTCTGATGTGGAAGCTGAAGAAAGTGACTGTTTTTACCGATTCCGTGACAGTATTCCACTGGGTTTCTGACGCCCTTACAGGAAAATCAAGGTTGAGATCAAAAGCGACGGGTGAAATGCTGATTCGAAGAAGACTGAGCGTGTTGCAACAGCTAATTGAAGAATACAATGTTAGCAATGAGGTAAAACTTATTCCTTCTAAAGATAATTTGGCTGACGCATTAACTAGAGTTCGCAGCAGATGGCTCAACAAACTGACTGTGCCAGAGTGTCGGAATAGTTGTATGGGAATCGTAGCTACGAAGGCTGAATCTATTTTCGATATACACCAAAGAACTGGACATTTCGGAGTGAATCGAACGTTAAACTTTGTTCGTAAAGCAATTCCGACTGCTACTGAAAACGATGTTCGAAATGTGATAAAAAGTTGCGAACCATGTCAGTCAATAGATCCAGCGCCAATACGGTGGGAAAAAGGGAAATTGGATGTTGAAGGAAACTGGGAGAGATTGGCCATGGACATCACGCATTATGGCACTGACAGGTTTTTGAGTCTAATTGATTGCGGACCTTCAAAATACGCGTTGTGA